In Pseudomonas fluorescens, a genomic segment contains:
- a CDS encoding TonB-dependent receptor, producing the protein MKHLPLLAGLFGCLPVCGWAVELAPTTIDGEQTAEPGLALDQPSGMASRLGLSVRETPASVAIATRNDIERHGARTFRDAANTLPGVNASAPPGFGGFVSYRGFTSSQITQMFNGINVATGLARPVDAWIYDRVELVGGPSSLINGAGSVGGSLNYVTKLASREEQAAEGQLTYGSYDTAGMAFGLNHALTEPGADVQHYARLDVSRNTNHSYIDRDQRDAWSVAFSLLSDLTSNLSHTLALEYQDEHEDSPYWGTPVLNPKAGELKIDTHNRFNNYNVADGRYEQRTLWARSIIDYRINDSTTLKNTLYHLDSQRDYRNLETYQYNADNSAVNRSTAYQVRHQGEQHGNQFELRHEDRVFGLSTTWSGGFEYKVNSTTNSPLRAAGNSTVDPDHYDPGHFYDIPGTRPGFTRDKTNEVTTKALFVENRLGLTDKLSLLTGLRYDAIDLDVTNHGSVTTTNPRHFTRSWEPVTGRVGLTYQFIPSANVYVQYSTAAEQPSTTTQVFDVSTGKQWEVGSKFDYLDGRGSATVAAYKIERKDFAVTDPLDPNNSIPVGAQSSKGIELASSLRITPRLLAEGNFAWVDAEYEEFNEKIASGAVVSRKGNTPTNVPKRVGNLWLTYDFAEDWQGGVDARYVAEVYADNANTQTVPAYTLFGTFLRYKVDARTSVTGRVRNLTNAVYAEFAHVSPAYYLGAPRTFEVAVQTRF; encoded by the coding sequence ATGAAACATTTACCCCTGTTAGCAGGCCTGTTCGGCTGCCTGCCTGTCTGCGGCTGGGCCGTTGAGCTGGCCCCAACCACTATTGATGGCGAACAAACCGCCGAGCCCGGCCTGGCCTTGGACCAACCCAGCGGCATGGCGTCGCGGCTGGGCCTGAGCGTGCGGGAAACCCCGGCCTCGGTGGCCATCGCCACACGCAACGACATCGAGCGCCATGGCGCCAGGACCTTCCGCGACGCCGCCAACACCTTGCCCGGTGTCAACGCCAGTGCACCGCCAGGGTTTGGTGGTTTTGTGTCGTATCGGGGATTTACCAGCAGCCAGATCACCCAGATGTTCAACGGTATCAATGTGGCGACCGGCCTGGCGCGGCCAGTGGATGCGTGGATTTATGACCGCGTGGAACTGGTCGGCGGCCCCTCCTCGCTGATCAACGGTGCCGGCTCCGTGGGGGGATCGCTGAACTATGTGACCAAGCTGGCCAGCCGCGAGGAACAGGCCGCTGAAGGCCAACTGACCTATGGCAGCTACGATACCGCCGGCATGGCCTTCGGCCTGAACCATGCGCTCACCGAGCCAGGCGCCGACGTGCAGCACTATGCCCGCCTGGACGTCAGCCGCAACACCAACCACAGCTATATCGACCGCGACCAGCGCGACGCCTGGAGCGTGGCGTTTTCCCTGCTCAGCGACTTGACCTCCAACCTGTCCCACACCCTGGCCCTGGAATACCAGGATGAACACGAAGACAGTCCTTACTGGGGCACGCCCGTGCTCAACCCCAAGGCCGGTGAGTTGAAGATCGACACACACAACCGCTTCAATAACTACAACGTCGCCGACGGTCGTTACGAACAACGCACCCTCTGGGCACGCTCGATCATCGACTACCGGATCAACGACAGCACCACGTTGAAAAACACCCTTTACCACCTGGACAGCCAACGCGATTACCGCAACCTGGAAACCTACCAGTACAACGCCGACAACAGTGCGGTGAACCGTTCAACCGCCTACCAGGTGCGCCATCAGGGCGAACAGCACGGTAACCAGTTCGAGCTGCGTCATGAAGACCGCGTCTTTGGCCTGTCGACCACTTGGTCCGGGGGCTTCGAGTACAAGGTCAATAGCACCACCAACAGCCCGCTCAGGGCGGCCGGCAATAGCACAGTGGACCCTGATCACTACGACCCTGGGCACTTCTACGACATCCCAGGTACACGACCCGGCTTTACCAGGGACAAGACCAACGAGGTCACGACCAAGGCACTGTTCGTGGAAAACCGCCTGGGCCTGACCGATAAATTGTCACTGCTCACTGGCCTGCGTTACGACGCGATCGACCTGGACGTGACCAACCACGGCAGCGTGACCACCACAAACCCACGCCACTTCACGCGCAGTTGGGAGCCGGTGACCGGCCGGGTTGGCCTGACTTACCAGTTCATCCCCTCAGCCAACGTGTATGTGCAATACAGCACCGCCGCCGAGCAGCCGAGTACCACGACTCAAGTGTTTGACGTGTCGACAGGCAAGCAGTGGGAAGTGGGCAGCAAGTTCGACTACCTGGACGGTCGCGGTTCGGCCACCGTCGCCGCCTACAAGATCGAGCGCAAGGACTTTGCCGTCACCGATCCGCTGGACCCGAACAACAGCATCCCGGTCGGCGCGCAATCGTCCAAGGGGATCGAGTTGGCCAGTTCATTACGCATCACACCCAGGCTGCTCGCCGAAGGCAACTTCGCCTGGGTGGATGCCGAGTATGAGGAGTTCAACGAGAAGATCGCCAGCGGTGCGGTGGTGTCGCGCAAGGGCAATACGCCCACCAATGTGCCCAAGCGCGTGGGCAACCTGTGGCTGACATACGATTTTGCCGAAGATTGGCAGGGTGGCGTGGATGCGCGCTACGTCGCCGAAGTGTACGCGGACAATGCCAATACCCAGACGGTACCGGCCTACACGTTGTTCGGCACCTTCCTGCGCTACAAGGTGGACGCGCGCACCTCGGTGACGGGCCGGGTGCGCAACCTGACCAATGCGGTGTATGCCGAATTTGCCCATGTGTCGCCAGCGTATTACCTGGGGGCGCCGAGGACGTTTGAGGTGGCGGTACAGACCCGGTTCTAA
- a CDS encoding ABC transporter substrate-binding protein, with protein sequence MKGLKSLLAASLTTLGLSVASVSAAEAPVHFADLNWESGSLITEVLRFIVEKGYDLPTDTLPGTTITLETALAKNDIQVIGEEWAGRSPVWVKAEAEGKVVGLGDTVKGATEGWWVPEYVVKGDPAKGLKPLAPDLKSVKDLARYKDVFKDPESPGKGRFLNSPIGWTSEVVNKQKLKAYGLDDSYVNFRSGSGAALDAEIASSIRRGKPVLFYYWSPTPLMGRYKLIQLEEPPFDAEAWKTLTDADNPDPKPTRSLASKLSIGVSTPFQKAHPQIAGFFEKVEFPIEPLNKALATMSENHTAPREVAQAFLKEYPEVWKAWLTEDVAQKVEASLR encoded by the coding sequence ATGAAAGGATTGAAATCGCTGTTGGCCGCGTCCCTGACCACCCTGGGACTATCCGTGGCCTCGGTATCGGCTGCCGAGGCGCCGGTACACTTTGCCGACCTGAACTGGGAAAGCGGCAGCCTGATCACCGAGGTCCTGCGGTTTATCGTCGAGAAGGGCTATGACCTGCCCACCGACACCTTGCCAGGCACCACCATCACCCTGGAAACCGCCCTGGCCAAGAACGATATCCAGGTGATCGGCGAAGAGTGGGCAGGGCGCAGCCCGGTGTGGGTCAAGGCCGAGGCTGAAGGCAAGGTGGTGGGCCTGGGCGATACGGTCAAGGGGGCCACCGAAGGTTGGTGGGTGCCGGAATACGTGGTCAAGGGTGATCCTGCCAAAGGCCTCAAGCCCCTGGCACCGGACCTCAAGAGCGTGAAGGACCTGGCGCGTTACAAGGACGTGTTCAAAGACCCGGAATCACCCGGCAAGGGTCGTTTTCTCAACAGCCCGATTGGCTGGACCTCCGAAGTGGTGAACAAGCAGAAGCTCAAGGCCTATGGCCTGGACGACAGTTATGTGAATTTCCGCAGCGGCTCGGGCGCGGCGCTGGACGCCGAGATCGCTTCGTCGATTCGCCGTGGCAAGCCGGTGTTGTTCTACTACTGGTCGCCGACGCCGCTGATGGGGCGCTACAAGCTGATCCAGCTCGAAGAACCGCCATTTGATGCTGAGGCCTGGAAGACCCTGACCGACGCGGACAATCCCGATCCGAAACCGACACGTTCGCTGGCATCCAAATTGAGCATTGGCGTATCCACGCCATTCCAGAAGGCGCATCCGCAGATCGCCGGGTTCTTCGAGAAGGTCGAGTTCCCCATTGAACCGCTGAACAAGGCCTTGGCGACGATGAGCGAGAATCACACCGCGCCGCGGGAGGTCGCCCAAGCGTTCCTCAAGGAATACCCAGAGGTGTGGAAGGCGTGGTTGACGGAGGATGTGGCGCAGAAAGTCGAAGCCAGCTTGAGGTAA